One genomic region from Candidatus Acidulodesulfobacterium acidiphilum encodes:
- the purD gene encoding phosphoribosylamine--glycine ligase, translated as MKILIIGSGGRENAIAYAVKKSKIETEIYCAPGNGGTETVAVNVPIKQDDIKGLLDFALKNTIDLTVVGPEIPLSMGIADEFTSAGLKIFGPDKKAALLESSKKFSKDFLKKYNIKTAGYKSFDDLSEAENYVKNKPHPLVIKASGLAAGKGVFISKNAGESDKILKSIFVDKIFGKSGETVVIEDYLDGFELSYMIVTDGISYKPLITSMDYKKIGDGDTGENTGGMGAVTPNPYVSEDLINKINKNVIEPTLEGLKKEGIKYKGILYAGLIIKGEDIYVLEFNVRFGDPETQAILIRLESDIIELFLSVINENLKDYNLVFDGNESLCLVIASGGYPKDYKTGYEIIFDKNFNNNGLTDKNGIEYYIFHAGTKKNGGKYSTDGGRVLNICAKGKGKDIIKAVYDIAEKIDFKDKYYRKDIGKALN; from the coding sequence ATGAAAATATTAATAATCGGTTCCGGCGGCAGGGAAAATGCCATAGCCTATGCCGTTAAAAAATCAAAAATAGAAACAGAAATTTACTGCGCACCCGGAAACGGCGGGACCGAAACCGTTGCGGTTAACGTTCCTATTAAACAGGACGATATAAAAGGGCTTCTTGATTTTGCTTTAAAAAATACAATAGACTTAACCGTAGTAGGTCCAGAAATACCTTTGTCTATGGGTATAGCCGATGAATTTACTTCTGCAGGGCTTAAAATATTCGGACCCGACAAAAAAGCCGCGCTTTTAGAGTCGTCTAAAAAATTTTCTAAAGATTTTCTTAAAAAATATAATATAAAAACGGCAGGATACAAATCTTTCGACGATTTAAGCGAAGCCGAAAATTACGTCAAAAATAAGCCGCATCCTTTAGTTATAAAAGCAAGCGGGCTTGCGGCAGGAAAAGGCGTTTTCATTTCAAAAAATGCCGGGGAATCCGATAAAATACTGAAATCCATATTTGTCGACAAAATATTCGGCAAAAGCGGAGAGACGGTCGTTATAGAAGATTATTTAGACGGGTTTGAACTTTCTTATATGATAGTTACTGACGGAATATCATATAAGCCGTTAATTACCAGCATGGATTACAAAAAAATCGGAGACGGAGATACAGGAGAAAATACCGGCGGCATGGGCGCCGTTACGCCGAACCCGTATGTTTCCGAAGACTTAATTAACAAAATAAACAAAAACGTCATAGAACCTACGCTGGAAGGATTAAAAAAAGAAGGAATAAAATATAAAGGAATACTGTACGCAGGACTAATTATAAAGGGCGAAGATATCTACGTCCTCGAATTTAACGTAAGATTCGGAGATCCTGAGACTCAGGCCATACTCATAAGGCTTGAATCCGATATAATAGAACTGTTTTTAAGCGTAATAAACGAAAATTTAAAAGATTATAACCTTGTTTTCGACGGTAACGAGTCCTTATGTCTCGTTATTGCTTCCGGCGGTTACCCTAAAGATTATAAAACGGGTTACGAAATAATTTTTGATAAAAATTTTAATAATAATGGACTTACCGATAAAAACGGCATAGAATACTATATTTTTCATGCAGGAACAAAAAAAAACGGCGGAAAATACTCAACCGACGGCGGCAGAGTTTTAAACATCTGCGCAAAAGGGAAAGGAAAAGATATAATAAAAGCTGTTTACGATATTGCTGAAAAGATAGATTTTAAAGATAAATATTACAGGAAAGATATAGGTAAAGCTTTAAATTAA